CACCGCGCGCCAGCCGGGCGTTCCGGCGGGCAGCTCGAGCGGACGCGGGCGGCCGCTGTCGGGCAGGCGGAATTGCATGCCTTCGTGGGCGGCCAGGTCGGCCGGACCGAGCGGCGTCCCGGCGCGCTCGAGGTAGGCGGGCGCGGCGCAGATGACCAACGGCGTCGCCATCAGCGCCAGGGCACGCACGTTGCTGTCCTTCAGGCGGCCGAAGCGCAATGCGAGATCGTTGCGGTCGCGTACCAGGTCGCTGTGGCCATCGTCGACGTTCAGGCGCAGCTGGACGCCCGGATGAGCGCGCCGGTAGTCGGCCAGCAGCGGCGCCAGCCAGGGCAGGGCGCCGGCCGGTATCGACAGCGCCAGCTGGCCCCCCAGCTCGGCGGGCGCGGCCAGCGTGTGCTGCAGCGTGTCGAGTTGGTCGAGCAGCTCGGCGTAGGCGGCATAAGCTTGCAGCCCACGTTCGGTCGGCGCCAGGTTGCGGTTGTCGCGCGCCAGCAGCTGCACCCCGAGCTCCGCCTCCAGGCGCGCGATGTTCTTGCTGACCGCCGACGGCGTCAGCCCGAGCAGGCGCGCGGCGCTGCTGATACCGCCGGTGCGTACGGTTTGCACGAAGGAGCGCTGCTTCATCAGCTCTTGCGCGCCGGTGTTGACTTTGAGTCCAATCGGTTTAGACATGCGGTGCCGTTCCCTGTAAGTCGGTCGCTGCGGATAATGCGCGCATCCA
This genomic stretch from Massilia sp. 9096 harbors:
- a CDS encoding LysR family transcriptional regulator, yielding MSKPIGLKVNTGAQELMKQRSFVQTVRTGGISSAARLLGLTPSAVSKNIARLEAELGVQLLARDNRNLAPTERGLQAYAAYAELLDQLDTLQHTLAAPAELGGQLALSIPAGALPWLAPLLADYRRAHPGVQLRLNVDDGHSDLVRDRNDLALRFGRLKDSNVRALALMATPLVICAAPAYLERAGTPLGPADLAAHEGMQFRLPDSGRPRPLELPAGTPGWRAVATIDDGQALVQAALAGFGLIQAPQMLVQQELDAGRLVEVLAGHRPAPLEVSLLFAASPWLPAQVRAFVDLARERFRPAPEHAPRIDETS